A window of Tautonia plasticadhaerens contains these coding sequences:
- a CDS encoding amidase: MIDLTQTNAREVARRVNAGELSAVEVARSALERIERHNESLRAFITVTADRAIRDAEAVDAAAARGESLPLAGVPLAVKDGFWTEGVRTTNGSKALLDFVPGEDAESVARLKKAGCVLVGKASMHEYAYGFTNENPTFGNAQNPWRIGHIPGGSTGGGAIALATGMALAAVGGDTGGSVRQPSALCGVVGLKVTYGRVSRHGGIPLSWSMDTVGPMARTVGDAALLLSVMAGPDPKDRATAHSPPLPETLVPDGSDLSGLRVGVPGGHFFDSSEPEVAESVRDAIEVLRGLGASVVEVDFPAVDLARAAHRAIIFAEAASAHEPAARDLGNGMTDDIRALILSGLFLNGDQYLDGQRARRVVMAQYRDLWRSFDVLATPTSPLLATPIGLRELAVGDRSIPLVYLYLDHTMPFNLSGQPALSVPCGFSTTGLPIGLQLVGRPWEEAALLRVGASYESATHWTERVPPGI, from the coding sequence ATGATCGACCTGACCCAGACCAACGCCCGGGAGGTCGCCCGCCGGGTGAACGCCGGGGAGCTGTCGGCCGTCGAGGTGGCGAGGTCGGCCCTCGAGCGGATCGAGCGGCACAACGAGAGCCTCCGGGCCTTCATCACCGTCACCGCCGACCGGGCGATCCGGGACGCCGAGGCCGTGGACGCCGCAGCGGCCCGGGGCGAATCCCTCCCGCTGGCCGGGGTCCCCCTGGCGGTGAAGGACGGCTTCTGGACCGAAGGGGTCCGGACGACCAACGGCTCGAAGGCGTTGCTCGACTTCGTGCCCGGGGAGGACGCCGAGTCGGTCGCCCGCCTGAAGAAGGCCGGGTGCGTGCTGGTCGGCAAGGCGTCGATGCACGAATATGCCTATGGGTTCACGAATGAGAACCCCACCTTCGGCAACGCCCAGAATCCCTGGAGGATCGGCCACATCCCCGGCGGCAGCACCGGGGGCGGGGCCATCGCCCTGGCGACCGGCATGGCCCTGGCCGCCGTCGGCGGCGACACGGGGGGCTCCGTCCGGCAGCCGTCGGCGCTCTGCGGGGTCGTCGGCCTGAAGGTGACCTACGGCCGGGTCAGCCGGCACGGCGGCATCCCCCTGAGCTGGTCGATGGACACCGTCGGGCCGATGGCCAGGACGGTCGGCGACGCGGCCCTCTTGCTCTCGGTCATGGCCGGGCCCGACCCCAAGGACCGGGCCACCGCCCATTCCCCGCCGCTGCCCGAGACGCTGGTCCCCGACGGCTCCGACCTCTCCGGCCTCCGCGTCGGCGTGCCGGGCGGGCACTTCTTCGACTCGAGCGAGCCGGAGGTGGCCGAGTCGGTCCGGGACGCCATCGAGGTGCTCCGGGGGCTGGGGGCGTCGGTGGTGGAGGTCGACTTCCCCGCCGTCGACCTCGCCCGGGCCGCCCACCGGGCGATCATCTTCGCCGAGGCCGCCTCGGCCCACGAGCCCGCCGCCCGGGACCTGGGCAACGGCATGACCGACGACATCCGGGCCCTGATCCTCTCCGGCCTGTTCCTCAACGGCGACCAGTATCTCGACGGCCAGCGGGCCCGACGGGTCGTGATGGCCCAGTACCGCGACCTCTGGCGCTCCTTCGACGTGCTCGCCACCCCCACCAGCCCGCTGCTCGCCACGCCGATCGGCCTCCGGGAGCTGGCGGTCGGCGATCGGTCGATCCCGCTGGTCTACCTGTACCTGGACCATACGATGCCCTTCAACCTCTCGGGGCAGCCGGCGCTCTCGGTCCCCTGCGGGTTCTCGACGACCGGCCTGCCGATCGGCCTGCAACTGGTCGGTCGCCCCTGGGAGGAGGCCGCCCTGCTCCGGGTCGGCGCCTCGTACGAGTCGGCCACCCACTGGACCGAGCGGGTGCCGCCGGGGATCTGA
- the mog gene encoding molybdopterin adenylyltransferase, with amino-acid sequence MPDTPPARIGIVTVSDRASRGEYEDRGGPAIRQYFEDVLTSPWEAVPRLVPDDRGAIAAALVELADAEGCPLIVTTGGTGPAPRDVTPEATLDVAEKVMPGFGELMRQVSLRKVPTAILSRQTAVIRGRCLIINLPGQPRAIAECLDAVLPAVPYCVDLVGGPRLETNPDRIAAFRPKT; translated from the coding sequence ATGCCCGACACCCCTCCCGCCCGCATCGGCATCGTCACCGTCTCCGACCGCGCCAGCCGGGGCGAGTACGAGGACCGGGGCGGCCCGGCCATCCGCCAGTACTTCGAGGACGTGCTGACCTCCCCCTGGGAGGCCGTCCCCCGGCTCGTGCCCGACGATCGGGGGGCGATCGCCGCCGCCCTGGTCGAGCTGGCCGACGCCGAGGGCTGCCCCCTGATCGTCACCACCGGCGGCACCGGCCCCGCCCCCCGGGACGTGACCCCCGAGGCCACCCTCGACGTGGCCGAGAAGGTCATGCCCGGCTTCGGCGAGCTGATGCGGCAGGTCTCCCTGCGGAAGGTCCCCACCGCCATCCTCTCCCGGCAGACCGCCGTCATCCGGGGCCGGTGCCTGATCATCAACCTCCCCGGCCAGCCCCGAGCCATCGCCGAATGCCTCGACGCCGTCCTGCCCGCCGTCCCCTACTGCGTCGACCTCGTCGGCGGCCCCCGCCTGGAGACCAACCCCGACCGCATCGCCGCCTTCCGGCCCAAGACGTGA
- a CDS encoding ATP-grasp domain-containing protein has product MGGSVIVQKERGEFVNAKGFTAWQGFDERGFEVAFFDWEQMASGVAPVDPATIVVGSVKFVRRALGRLGVETAPLDYPPRLRGYLGRKIWQTTWSVVRSRIDDPGIPVFVKPVEQDKAFTGYVVSAFRDLIHTARWPGEMKLWASEILSFASEWRFFVRRGEVVGVGHYKGDPLRYPDASVVRAAIDDYAPGVPVTFGIDFGVAEVGGTYLVEVNDGFLLGCLGLGPLAYSGLLEDRWKQLVGPAS; this is encoded by the coding sequence ATGGGGGGAAGCGTCATCGTCCAGAAGGAGCGGGGGGAGTTCGTCAATGCGAAGGGGTTCACTGCCTGGCAGGGGTTCGACGAGCGAGGCTTCGAGGTCGCGTTCTTCGACTGGGAGCAGATGGCCTCGGGGGTCGCCCCCGTCGACCCCGCAACGATCGTGGTCGGGTCGGTCAAGTTTGTGAGGCGGGCATTGGGCCGACTCGGCGTCGAGACGGCCCCGCTCGATTACCCGCCCCGGCTGAGAGGCTACCTCGGGCGGAAAATCTGGCAGACGACCTGGTCGGTCGTTCGCTCCCGGATCGACGACCCCGGAATCCCGGTGTTCGTGAAGCCGGTCGAGCAGGATAAGGCGTTCACCGGATATGTCGTCTCGGCCTTCCGCGACCTGATCCACACGGCGAGATGGCCCGGGGAGATGAAGCTCTGGGCCTCGGAGATCCTGTCGTTCGCCTCGGAGTGGCGGTTCTTCGTGCGGCGGGGCGAGGTCGTCGGCGTCGGCCATTATAAGGGAGATCCGCTCCGATATCCCGACGCCTCGGTGGTCAGGGCGGCGATCGACGACTACGCACCGGGGGTCCCCGTCACCTTCGGGATCGACTTCGGCGTCGCCGAAGTTGGGGGCACTTACCTGGTCGAGGTCAACGACGGCTTCTTGCTCGGCTGCCTCGGGCTCGGCCCGCTCGCCTACTCCGGCCTCCTCGAAGATCGCTGGAAGCAACTGGTCGGCCCGGCCTCCTGA
- the aroB gene encoding 3-dehydroquinate synthase, which yields MTAESQTRAAHPPGSRTVRVPLGDRSYDIRIVHGDESGGFGPFAREALEATRAGRSCRSALVVTDSNVRALAARHAEALAAQGIAAEVAVVPPGEGSKSLEQAAELLDRLIALRADRHSAVVAVGGGVVGDLAGFVASTYARGIPLLMAPTTLLAQVDSSVGGKVGVNRPAAKNIVGAFHQPSGVWIDTRSLDTLPPRELRCGMAEVVKYGVILDPAFFEAVERAAAAVLALDPAAVAPVVARCCELKAGVVSEDEREETGLRAVLNFGHTIGHAVEAVAGYGGPFQHGEAVAAGMVAESRLAERLGWIDPGLTDRLSRLLRLLGLPTSAPGLDPRALIAAMTLDKKNAGGRIRFVLPRALGSVELTDAPAEGDVRAVLDELTAAD from the coding sequence GTGACCGCCGAATCGCAGACCAGGGCCGCCCACCCGCCCGGATCCCGGACCGTCCGGGTGCCGCTGGGGGACCGTTCCTATGACATCCGGATCGTCCACGGGGACGAGAGCGGCGGCTTCGGCCCGTTCGCCCGGGAGGCCCTGGAGGCGACCCGGGCCGGGAGGTCCTGCCGGTCGGCCCTGGTGGTGACCGACTCCAACGTCCGGGCCCTCGCCGCCCGCCACGCCGAGGCCCTGGCGGCGCAGGGGATCGCCGCCGAGGTGGCGGTGGTCCCGCCGGGGGAGGGGAGCAAGTCCCTGGAGCAGGCCGCCGAACTGCTCGACCGGCTGATCGCGCTGAGGGCCGACCGGCACTCGGCCGTCGTCGCCGTCGGCGGCGGGGTGGTGGGGGACCTGGCCGGGTTCGTCGCCTCGACCTACGCCCGGGGCATCCCGCTGCTGATGGCGCCGACCACCCTGCTGGCCCAGGTGGATAGCTCCGTCGGCGGCAAGGTGGGCGTGAACCGCCCGGCCGCGAAGAACATCGTCGGCGCCTTCCACCAGCCGAGCGGGGTCTGGATCGACACGAGGTCGCTCGACACCCTCCCCCCCCGGGAGCTGCGCTGCGGGATGGCCGAGGTGGTGAAGTACGGGGTGATCCTCGACCCGGCCTTCTTCGAGGCCGTCGAGCGGGCCGCCGCCGCCGTGCTCGCGCTGGATCCGGCGGCCGTGGCCCCGGTGGTGGCCCGCTGCTGCGAGCTGAAGGCGGGGGTCGTCTCGGAGGACGAGCGGGAGGAGACCGGCCTCCGGGCCGTCCTGAACTTCGGCCACACGATCGGCCACGCCGTCGAGGCCGTCGCCGGCTACGGCGGCCCCTTCCAGCACGGCGAGGCGGTGGCCGCCGGCATGGTGGCCGAGAGTCGCCTGGCCGAGCGGCTCGGCTGGATCGACCCTGGCCTCACCGACCGACTCTCCCGCCTGCTCCGCCTGCTCGGCCTGCCGACGAGCGCCCCCGGGCTCGATCCTCGCGCCCTGATCGCCGCCATGACCCTCGACAAGAAGAACGCGGGGGGCCGGATCCGGTTCGTCCTCCCCCGGGCCCTCGGCTCGGTCGAGCTGACCGACGCCCCGGCCGAGGGGGACGTGCGGGCCGTGCTGGACGAGCTGACGGCGGCTGACTGA
- a CDS encoding type II toxin-antitoxin system RelE/ParE family toxin, giving the protein MSLPLVIRRAARVEFDEAFDWYERQEIGLGVKFADRVQATFDSISAMPELHALVYRDVRKALVKPYPYSIFYRIRGHRVVVLAVFHSKRDPKIWKSRV; this is encoded by the coding sequence ATGAGCCTGCCGCTCGTGATCCGCCGAGCGGCACGGGTCGAGTTCGATGAGGCGTTCGACTGGTACGAGCGGCAGGAGATCGGCCTGGGCGTCAAGTTCGCGGATCGTGTCCAGGCGACCTTCGACTCCATCAGTGCCATGCCCGAACTCCACGCCCTCGTCTACCGCGATGTCCGCAAGGCCCTGGTCAAGCCCTATCCGTACTCGATCTTCTACCGGATCCGAGGTCATCGGGTCGTGGTCCTGGCGGTGTTCCACAGTAAACGTGATCCAAAGATCTGGAAGTCGCGGGTCTAG
- a CDS encoding addiction module protein, whose protein sequence is MDLQTILAEVESWPIEDRLRLVERIWEGLGDRGDEPGLTEAQRAEIDRRLADDDASPDDVVTWEEVKSEALRRAGR, encoded by the coding sequence ATGGACTTGCAAACCATCCTGGCCGAGGTCGAGTCGTGGCCGATCGAGGATCGTCTCCGCCTGGTGGAACGAATCTGGGAGGGCCTGGGTGATCGTGGAGATGAGCCGGGCCTGACCGAAGCCCAGCGGGCCGAGATCGACCGTCGCCTTGCGGACGATGATGCGTCTCCGGACGACGTGGTCACCTGGGAGGAGGTCAAGTCGGAGGCGCTCAGGAGAGCGGGGCGATGA
- a CDS encoding leucine-rich repeat domain-containing protein, producing MKRRVSLRVMLAAVAVLAVGLAWWVNSARRQRAAVAAVQKGGGGVAYAHQFVNGDPRVPDPNGRPPIPDWLRTKLGDDFFSDVIVVGFTDRGPSQEALRQLRSFGGLRSLYIADPAFGDVEARHLHGLSQLEELYLGSTRIGDASIPVLEELGGLKELNIGGTRISNDGMVRLQRSLPGTRITHY from the coding sequence ATGAAGCGACGGGTCTCGCTTCGCGTAATGCTCGCTGCCGTCGCAGTCCTTGCGGTCGGTTTAGCCTGGTGGGTCAACTCGGCGCGCCGCCAACGAGCGGCGGTCGCTGCAGTCCAGAAGGGCGGCGGTGGTGTCGCCTATGCTCATCAGTTCGTCAATGGGGATCCCCGAGTCCCTGACCCGAACGGGAGGCCGCCCATTCCCGACTGGTTGCGTACGAAGCTGGGTGATGACTTTTTCTCCGATGTCATCGTCGTAGGATTCACCGATCGAGGGCCGAGCCAAGAAGCTTTGCGTCAACTCCGCTCATTCGGCGGCCTCCGCAGCCTATACATCGCCGATCCGGCTTTCGGGGACGTCGAGGCGCGGCATCTCCATGGACTGTCGCAGCTTGAAGAACTTTACCTGGGCTCCACCCGGATCGGCGACGCGAGCATCCCTGTGTTAGAGGAGCTGGGCGGCTTGAAGGAATTGAACATCGGCGGCACGAGGATCAGCAACGACGGCATGGTGAGGTTGCAGAGGTCCTTACCCGGTACGCGAATCACCCACTATTGA
- a CDS encoding TlpA disulfide reductase family protein: MWTRHGAALAALVLAACGAPVQAADDTPGERLAAIEAAQAAASERYSQELQQVEQTEAARQAPIDRYLKEVVKNVEAALELARANPGDPAAFEALKFVIRTNGSGPGDGSARALQLMLDHGDDRRPGQGDYLAHVALRLWQYPDAEALLRRILDRNPNRDDRAAACYWLARYLSEQARICRMLREKPGNQKNFEGQLAAEPIGRFVEEKEPVALDTEVEALLGRAIAEFGDVRMPEYTQSIAEIARGELFAARSLNVGQTAPEIEGADHEGKPFTLGETRGKVVLLTFTGSWCGPCVAMYPQMRELRSRHQDEPFAIVSVDTDTEVEALKEAIASGEITWRCWWDGGTDGPITTRWGIDSFPSIFVLDRHGVIRFKDVRGDDLDRAVANLLGAPDAVSSPR, encoded by the coding sequence ATGTGGACGCGACACGGGGCGGCCCTCGCGGCGTTGGTCCTGGCAGCCTGCGGGGCGCCGGTGCAGGCGGCGGACGACACGCCCGGGGAGCGACTCGCGGCGATCGAGGCGGCACAGGCGGCCGCGAGTGAACGCTACTCACAAGAACTCCAGCAGGTCGAGCAGACCGAGGCGGCGCGACAGGCACCGATCGACCGCTACCTGAAGGAGGTGGTGAAGAACGTCGAGGCGGCGCTCGAGCTGGCCCGTGCCAACCCCGGCGATCCCGCGGCCTTCGAGGCCCTCAAGTTCGTGATCCGGACCAACGGGTCCGGTCCCGGGGATGGTTCGGCGCGGGCCTTGCAATTGATGCTCGACCACGGCGATGACCGCCGGCCGGGGCAGGGGGACTACCTCGCTCACGTCGCGCTGAGGCTCTGGCAGTACCCGGACGCCGAGGCGCTGCTCCGCCGCATCCTCGATCGGAACCCGAACCGCGACGACCGGGCCGCGGCCTGCTACTGGCTGGCACGCTACCTCTCCGAGCAGGCCCGCATCTGCCGAATGTTGCGTGAGAAGCCCGGCAACCAGAAGAATTTCGAGGGCCAACTCGCCGCGGAGCCGATCGGCAGGTTCGTCGAGGAGAAGGAGCCGGTCGCCCTCGACACGGAGGTCGAGGCCCTGCTCGGGCGGGCGATCGCCGAGTTCGGCGACGTGCGGATGCCCGAATACACGCAGTCCATCGCCGAGATCGCGCGCGGCGAGTTATTCGCGGCCCGGAGCCTGAACGTAGGCCAGACCGCGCCCGAGATCGAGGGGGCCGACCACGAGGGCAAGCCGTTCACGCTCGGCGAGACGCGCGGCAAGGTCGTCTTGCTGACCTTCACGGGGAGCTGGTGCGGGCCTTGCGTGGCCATGTATCCCCAGATGCGGGAGCTGCGGTCGAGGCACCAAGACGAGCCCTTCGCGATCGTGAGCGTCGATACCGACACGGAGGTCGAGGCACTGAAGGAGGCGATCGCCTCGGGCGAGATCACCTGGCGCTGCTGGTGGGACGGCGGGACCGACGGGCCGATCACGACGCGCTGGGGGATCGACTCGTTCCCGAGCATCTTCGTGCTCGACCGCCACGGCGTGATCCGATTCAAGGATGTGCGGGGCGACGACCTCGACCGGGCCGTTGCGAACTTGCTCGGTGCCCCTGATGCGGTCTCCTCACCGCGTTGA
- a CDS encoding site-2 protease family protein produces MSDPFSWSINLGRWAGVPVRVHFLLVLFAAVKLLGASLFDAEGEGDPIQTAAWLGLLLLALAAHELGHAAAAWRLGMEPDEIRLWPLGNLAGPHPVPVSRSREAMAVALAGPLTSLSIAAILCTGLLFADARMVLNPFGLAGSGSGAPTVGGEPVEALGAIWLIGWFGYLNWVLFLANLIPALPMDAGRALRAYLAGPALSATRDGLIAPWMARSFAVLLAIIGVIRILFFSPNAGGFELLSLAILIELMVRHETRMLEEGGYYEDSLFGYDFSEGYTSLEGSGPKVRPYRENALARWRRRRSDARRQRQTAKEAAEERRMDEILAKIHTSGRDSLSPEEQRFLARVSTKYRKRTRTRG; encoded by the coding sequence ATGTCCGATCCCTTCTCCTGGTCGATCAACCTGGGCCGATGGGCGGGCGTCCCGGTCCGGGTGCATTTCCTGCTGGTGCTCTTCGCGGCGGTGAAGCTGCTGGGGGCGTCGCTCTTCGACGCCGAAGGGGAGGGTGACCCGATCCAGACGGCGGCCTGGCTGGGGCTGCTGCTGCTGGCGCTGGCCGCCCACGAGCTGGGGCACGCGGCGGCGGCCTGGCGGCTGGGCATGGAGCCGGACGAGATCCGGCTCTGGCCGCTGGGGAACCTGGCCGGGCCGCACCCGGTGCCGGTCTCCCGGTCGAGGGAGGCGATGGCGGTCGCCCTGGCCGGCCCGCTGACGAGCCTGTCGATCGCCGCGATCCTCTGCACCGGCCTGCTGTTCGCCGACGCCCGGATGGTGCTCAACCCCTTCGGCCTGGCCGGCTCCGGCAGCGGGGCGCCGACCGTCGGCGGCGAGCCGGTCGAGGCCCTGGGCGCCATCTGGCTGATCGGCTGGTTCGGCTACCTCAACTGGGTGCTCTTCCTGGCCAACCTGATCCCGGCCCTGCCCATGGACGCCGGTCGGGCCCTGCGGGCGTATCTCGCCGGGCCGGCCCTCTCGGCCACCCGGGACGGCCTGATCGCGCCCTGGATGGCCCGCTCGTTCGCCGTGTTGCTGGCGATCATCGGGGTGATCCGCATCCTCTTCTTCTCGCCCAACGCCGGGGGCTTCGAGCTGCTCTCGCTGGCGATCCTCATCGAGCTGATGGTCCGGCACGAGACGAGGATGCTGGAGGAGGGCGGCTACTACGAGGACAGCCTCTTCGGCTACGACTTCTCCGAGGGGTACACCAGCCTGGAAGGATCCGGCCCCAAGGTCCGCCCCTACCGGGAGAACGCCCTCGCCCGCTGGCGTCGACGCCGGTCGGACGCGAGGCGGCAGCGCCAGACGGCCAAGGAGGCCGCCGAGGAACGGCGGATGGACGAGATCCTGGCCAAGATCCACACCTCCGGCCGGGACTCCCTCTCCCCCGAGGAGCAGCGCTTCCTGGCCCGGGTCAGCACCAAGTACCGCAAGCGGACCCGGACCCGGGGCTGA
- a CDS encoding homocysteine S-methyltransferase family protein — translation MADSRWPGPGGGGPPPPILLDAAMGTRLIARGLDLSGDDPCLWCLDRPEEVAEVHRLDVMAGADALTTNTFGANRSWLSRFGRAGEVGAINRAAVALAREAAGPGLLVLGCLGPTAEGSEVEVEQALALAAGGVDALILETNAASAPIGPRLAALDAAVGLPMILTFSLAVDDDPFPRLGYDVFELPLQAIGWNCIPPPRAVELPGHLRGTVGLPLVLQPSGPWIGSGPGVEPTAETIARLVDQGVRLFGGCCGTTERDIAALRSALGPSPLRAGSG, via the coding sequence ATGGCGGATTCCCGATGGCCGGGGCCCGGGGGGGGCGGCCCTCCCCCCCCGATCCTGCTCGACGCCGCGATGGGGACCCGGCTGATCGCCCGGGGACTCGACCTGTCGGGGGATGACCCCTGCCTCTGGTGCCTCGACCGGCCGGAGGAGGTCGCCGAGGTCCACCGGCTCGACGTGATGGCGGGCGCCGACGCGCTGACGACCAACACCTTCGGGGCCAACCGCTCCTGGCTCTCCCGGTTCGGCCGGGCCGGCGAGGTGGGGGCGATCAATCGGGCCGCAGTCGCCCTGGCCCGGGAGGCGGCCGGGCCGGGCCTCCTGGTCCTGGGGTGCCTCGGGCCGACGGCCGAGGGGTCCGAGGTCGAGGTCGAGCAGGCCCTCGCGCTGGCGGCCGGCGGGGTCGACGCCCTGATCCTGGAGACCAACGCCGCCTCCGCCCCGATCGGCCCGAGGCTCGCCGCCCTGGATGCGGCCGTCGGCCTGCCGATGATCCTCACCTTCTCCCTCGCGGTCGACGACGACCCGTTTCCGAGGCTGGGGTATGACGTGTTCGAGCTGCCCTTGCAGGCGATCGGCTGGAACTGCATCCCGCCGCCCCGGGCGGTCGAGCTGCCCGGTCACCTCCGGGGGACGGTCGGGCTGCCCCTGGTGCTCCAGCCGTCGGGGCCCTGGATCGGGTCGGGGCCCGGCGTCGAGCCGACGGCGGAGACGATCGCCCGGCTGGTCGACCAGGGCGTCCGACTCTTCGGCGGCTGCTGCGGCACGACCGAGCGGGACATCGCCGCCCTGCGATCGGCCCTCGGCCCGTCGCCGCTCCGGGCCGGATCGGGATGA
- a CDS encoding glycosyltransferase family 4 protein: MRICMVTTFFGAHSFGGDAAYVERLAGALARRGHEVHVAHCVDAFESVRGGHPLRPFEPPPGVTVHPLKSRFGILSPIATQATGRPYFKAEALKGLIDDVKTDVVHFHNISLVGGPAVLELGSHAVRIMTAHEHWLICPMHLLWKYDRRRCETPNCASCCLAGRRPPQAWRSTGLIGRSLRQLDALVFPSRHALEEHRARGIGAPLVHLPYFLPDDWSGGIEDEDPPVPARPYVAAAGRLVRMKGFQRLIPLMKYLPEVDLKIAGTGPHEGRLRELARGLPNVQFEGLLGREGLARLFHGARAVVVPSLFPETFGYVVLEAFSVRTPVIVDADAGALFENAALSGGGLSYRTDAELLWSIRRLVHDDDLRDELSHAGYSRRINEWSEAAHLDRYFELIATIRAGRASRGPHLPTAGATRPGPSRVAGRVGEG, from the coding sequence ATGAGGATCTGCATGGTCACGACCTTCTTCGGCGCCCACAGCTTCGGCGGCGACGCGGCGTACGTCGAACGCCTGGCCGGGGCCCTGGCGAGGAGGGGGCACGAGGTCCACGTCGCCCACTGCGTCGACGCCTTCGAGTCCGTCCGGGGCGGTCACCCGCTCCGCCCCTTCGAGCCGCCGCCGGGGGTCACGGTCCACCCGCTCAAGAGCCGGTTCGGCATCCTCTCGCCGATCGCCACCCAGGCCACCGGGCGGCCCTACTTCAAGGCCGAGGCGCTGAAGGGCCTGATCGACGACGTGAAGACCGACGTCGTCCACTTCCACAACATCTCGCTCGTCGGCGGCCCCGCGGTGCTGGAGCTGGGCAGCCATGCCGTCCGGATCATGACGGCGCATGAGCACTGGCTGATCTGCCCGATGCACCTGCTCTGGAAGTACGACCGCCGGCGCTGCGAGACGCCGAACTGCGCCTCGTGCTGCCTCGCGGGCAGGAGGCCGCCGCAGGCGTGGCGGTCGACCGGGCTGATCGGCCGATCGCTCCGGCAGCTCGACGCCCTGGTCTTCCCCAGCCGGCACGCCCTGGAGGAGCACCGGGCCCGGGGGATCGGCGCCCCCCTGGTCCACCTGCCGTACTTCCTGCCGGACGACTGGTCCGGGGGCATCGAGGACGAGGACCCGCCCGTCCCTGCCCGGCCCTACGTCGCGGCGGCCGGCCGGCTGGTGCGCATGAAGGGGTTCCAGCGGCTGATCCCGCTGATGAAATACCTGCCCGAGGTCGACCTGAAGATCGCCGGCACCGGGCCGCATGAGGGCCGCCTCCGGGAGCTGGCCCGGGGCCTGCCGAACGTGCAATTCGAGGGCCTGCTCGGCCGGGAGGGGCTGGCCCGGCTCTTCCACGGGGCGAGGGCAGTGGTCGTGCCGTCGCTGTTCCCGGAGACGTTCGGCTACGTCGTTCTGGAGGCGTTCTCGGTCCGCACCCCGGTGATCGTCGACGCCGACGCCGGCGCCCTGTTCGAGAACGCCGCGCTCAGCGGCGGCGGCCTCTCCTACCGGACCGACGCCGAATTGCTCTGGTCGATCCGACGGCTCGTCCACGACGACGACCTGCGCGACGAGTTGTCGCACGCCGGCTACTCCCGCCGGATCAACGAGTGGTCCGAGGCCGCCCACCTCGACCGCTACTTCGAGCTGATCGCCACCATCCGGGCCGGCCGGGCCTCGCGGGGCCCCCACCTGCCGACGGCCGGGGCGACCCGGCCGGGGCCGAGTCGGGTCGCCGGGCGGGTGGGAGAGGGCTGA